The Anopheles coluzzii chromosome 2, AcolN3, whole genome shotgun sequence genome window below encodes:
- the LOC120949272 gene encoding NADH dehydrogenase [ubiquinone] 1 beta subcomplex subunit 11, mitochondrial, which translates to MSSLVRLSNAPLVRNLVNYSLRSARLISSSQKNRDAATLDVSKKAAASSSGAAASSVGTGRNWVSYGFDRKDETNDRSAMNASFFFTVTLCLVLGSAYWAYVPDPQLQDWAQREAYLELRRREAAGLEPISKDFVDPAQIVLPSDEELGNTEIVI; encoded by the coding sequence ATGTCCAGCCTAGTGCGACTATCTAACGCGCCACTGGTGCGCAACCTGGTGAACTACTCGCTACGCAGTGCCCGGCTGATTTCGTCCTCGCAGAAAAACCGCGACGCTGCCACGCTCGACGTGTCGAAGAAGGCGGCCGCATCGAGCAGTGGGGCGGCTGCCTCATCGGTCGGCACCGGGCGCAACTGGGTGAGCTATGGCTTCGACCGGAAGGATGAAACGAACGACCGCAGCGCCATGAACGCGTCGTTCTTCTTCACCGTCACATTGTGCTTGGTGCTGGGCTCGGCCTACTGGGCGTACGTGCCGGATCCACAGCTGCAGGATTGGGCCCAGCGTGAAGCGTACCTCGAGCTGAGACGTCGCGAGGCGGCCGGACTGGAACCGATCAGCAAGGACTTTGTCGACCCGGCCCAGATTGTGCTGCCCTCGGACGAGGAGCTGGGCAACACCGAAATCGTCATCTAG